In Anomaloglossus baeobatrachus isolate aAnoBae1 chromosome 3, aAnoBae1.hap1, whole genome shotgun sequence, one genomic interval encodes:
- the LOC142297303 gene encoding protein kinase C delta type-like: MGRKQGKEISRTQNIVTWYEKQVLQVVLASVPGRNIQMAIKMITKKEDNENIIMRERRMLLAARDCPFLCHLYAAHQSLSRAYFITEYLPGGSLDDLIRMCGCLNIGNVRFYTAEIVCGLQFLHGQNIVHRDIKPENIMLDADGHIRIIDLGFAIDGVTASNTISGVTGTFPYMAPEVLHRQQYGAAVDWWSLGIVVSRMATGCSPFYYGPVKKMAYKSITTEKPKFPSWLDAEVKHLIKKLLRKDPQKRLGVCGNIRAHPFFNTIGWEDLERRRARPPFIPFRPVLENHHLQWPEQQVHHPVAEFTYMSPSWARWMKRSGL; the protein is encoded by the exons ATGGGGAGAAAACAGGGGAAAGAAATTTCGAGGACACAGAATATAGTGACATGGTATGAGAAGCAAGTGCTGCAG GTGGTCCTGGCATCAGTCCCCGGCCGTAACATCCAAATGGCCATTAAAATGATCACCAAAAAGGAGGACAATGAAAACATCATCATGAGAGAGCGGCGGATGCTCCTGGCGGCCAGAGACTGCCCGTTCTTATGCCACCTCTATGCCGCACATCAGTCTCTGAGCAGGGCCTATTTCATCACGGAGTATCTGCCCGGTGGCAGCCTGGATGATCTGATCAGAATGTGCGGCTGCCTGAACATCGGCAATGTTAG ATTCTACACAGCAGAGATAGTATGTGGCCTCCAGTTCCTCCATGGACAAAACATCGTCCACCG AGATATCAAGCCAGAAAACATCATGTTGGATGCAGATGGCCACATCCGTATAATCGACCTGGGGTTCGCCATTGATGGCGTCACCGCCTCCAATACCATCTCTGGAGTGACGGGAACATTCCCTTACATGGCCCCTGAGGTGCTTCATAGACAACAATATGGCGCAGCAGTGGACTGGTGGAGCCTGGGGATTGTAGTGTCCAGGATGGCAACAGGATGCTCCCCATTTTACTATGGCCCAGTCAAGAAAATGGCTTACAAATCCATCACCACCGAAAAGCCAAAGTTTCCATCCTGGCTTGATGCTGAAGTGAAACATCTCATCAAGAAACTGCTGCGCAAAGACCCTCAGAAGCGGCTGGGTGTGTGCGGTAACATCCGAGCGCATCCATTCTTTAACACCATCGGCTGGGAGGATCTGGAGAGAAGGAGAGCACGGCCGCCATTTATACCATTCAGGCCAGTTCTGGAGAACCATCATCTGCAGTGGCCGGAGCAGCAAGTCCATCACCCAGTGGCCGAATTTACCTACATGTCACCAAGCTGGGCCAG GTGGATGAAAAGATCTGGACTGTGA